A stretch of the Vagococcus xieshaowenii genome encodes the following:
- a CDS encoding dUTP diphosphatase codes for MEKIRGFEVVSHYQGQVNLPVRATKGAAGYDFEAATDIVIPSIWKLGVATALKAMLNKEQFVADEATQKQLKPTLIPTGIKAYMGENEYLQLTNRSSNPLKNYLWLANGVGVIDSDYYGNPDNEGHIMFQLLNFGLMDKKIAKGDRIGQGIFLPFLKADQDVTLGERTGGFGSSGQR; via the coding sequence ATGGAAAAAATTAGAGGATTTGAAGTAGTAAGTCACTATCAAGGACAAGTGAATTTACCTGTTCGCGCAACAAAAGGCGCAGCGGGTTATGATTTTGAGGCCGCAACTGATATCGTGATTCCAAGCATTTGGAAATTAGGTGTCGCAACCGCTTTAAAAGCAATGCTGAACAAAGAACAATTTGTAGCCGATGAAGCGACACAAAAACAACTAAAACCAACGCTTATTCCGACAGGGATTAAAGCGTACATGGGCGAAAATGAATATTTACAACTAACCAATCGCTCAAGTAATCCTTTAAAAAACTATTTATGGTTAGCCAACGGTGTAGGGGTGATTGACAGTGATTATTACGGCAATCCCGATAATGAAGGACACATCATGTTTCAACTGTTGAATTTCGGTTTAATGGACAAAAAAATCGCTAAAGGAGACCGTATTGGTCAAGGGATTTTCTTACCATTTTTAAAAGCAGATCAAGACGTTACTTTAGGCGAGCGAACAGGTGGTTTTGGTTCTTCTGGCCAACGCTAA
- the cysS gene encoding cysteine--tRNA ligase, producing MIQIYNTLTREKETFVPLEEGKVKMYVCGPTVYNYIHIGNARSTVAFDTVRKYLEYRGFEVNYVSNFTDVDDKIIRSAQEEGISPQELAEKYIQAFKEDTGALNVKPATVHPQVVDHMTYIITFIEELIAKEFAYVSAGDVYYRTRKFKHYGQLSHQAIDELEVGASQRTGSEQDKKEDPLDFALWKSAKDGEISWESPWGAGRPGWHIECSVMASKHLGDTIDIHAGGEDLQFPHHENEIAQSEAKTGKKFANYWMHNGFVTVGDGEKMSKSLGNFVTAHELMQQVDPMIIRFALATTQYRRPIPFNDATIKDAENNLARLQTAFDNASFRQAQASTELEEDAEDLNTLAALEDEFVRAMDDDFNTANGITVVYDLVKWLNQYSERTDVSEVVLTTALEKLTNWLLIFGVTLQVTAELLDEEIDRLITERNEARVAKNFARSDEIRDLLKDEGIILEDTPQGVRWRRS from the coding sequence ATGATTCAAATTTATAATACGTTAACACGCGAAAAAGAAACGTTTGTCCCGTTAGAAGAAGGCAAAGTCAAAATGTACGTCTGCGGACCAACTGTTTACAATTACATTCATATTGGTAACGCCCGAAGTACCGTAGCCTTTGACACAGTTCGTAAATACTTAGAATATCGTGGCTTTGAAGTGAATTATGTCTCTAACTTTACGGATGTCGATGATAAAATCATTCGCTCAGCACAAGAAGAAGGTATCTCACCACAAGAGTTAGCCGAAAAATATATTCAAGCATTTAAAGAGGATACCGGTGCTTTAAACGTCAAACCTGCAACCGTTCATCCGCAAGTAGTCGATCATATGACGTACATTATCACGTTTATTGAAGAATTAATTGCAAAAGAATTTGCTTATGTATCAGCAGGTGATGTTTATTACCGTACCCGTAAATTCAAGCATTACGGTCAATTAAGCCATCAAGCAATTGATGAATTAGAAGTAGGTGCTAGTCAACGTACAGGTAGCGAGCAAGATAAGAAAGAAGATCCGCTAGATTTTGCTTTATGGAAGAGTGCTAAAGACGGCGAAATCTCTTGGGAATCACCTTGGGGGGCAGGTCGTCCGGGTTGGCATATCGAATGTTCAGTGATGGCCTCTAAACACTTAGGCGATACGATTGATATCCACGCGGGGGGAGAAGATTTACAATTCCCACATCATGAGAACGAAATTGCTCAATCAGAAGCCAAAACAGGTAAGAAGTTCGCTAATTACTGGATGCATAACGGCTTTGTCACAGTCGGCGATGGTGAAAAAATGAGTAAATCACTTGGTAACTTTGTAACAGCTCATGAATTAATGCAACAAGTGGACCCTATGATTATCCGATTTGCCTTGGCAACCACACAATATCGTCGTCCTATTCCGTTTAATGATGCCACTATTAAAGATGCAGAAAATAATTTAGCACGTTTGCAAACCGCGTTTGATAATGCGTCATTCAGACAGGCACAAGCATCGACGGAATTAGAAGAGGATGCAGAAGATTTAAACACCTTAGCGGCACTAGAAGACGAATTTGTGCGTGCCATGGATGATGATTTTAATACAGCTAACGGTATTACGGTGGTCTATGATTTAGTTAAGTGGTTAAATCAATACTCAGAACGTACCGATGTATCAGAAGTCGTATTAACAACGGCACTAGAAAAATTAACTAATTGGTTGCTAATTTTTGGCGTAACATTGCAAGTAACTGCCGAATTATTAGATGAAGAGATTGACCGTTTAATCACAGAACGCAATGAA
- a CDS encoding PIN/TRAM domain-containing protein, with translation MKKVYHTILTILGGGIGVSLLPEIWEGLGLDGNRYVDNFIVNSLIGAGLFYLLSLLTGNRFISQYKKLEETISKKSSQYLLFGSIGAIIGLLLGVLMSVPFYNMEIKLIRDIIPALILLTLGFLGFRIGTTKMDDWRKLFMPKNKKNADDVLERKVDETFRKYKILDTSVIIDGRIYDIAKTGFVEGTLLIPNFVLYELQYIADSGDSLKRVRGRRGLDILNALQKEESVDVEMYDGDFEDITEVDSKLIRLAKLLDGVLVTNDYNLNKVSEFQNVPVLNINALANAVKPVVIPGENMRVKVVKAGTERQQGVAYLDDGTMIVVEDGQHYMNKEIEVVVTSALQTAAGRMIFAKPVHAQRSIMEENK, from the coding sequence ATGAAGAAAGTTTATCACACGATTTTAACTATTCTTGGTGGAGGGATTGGTGTTAGTCTTTTACCAGAAATTTGGGAAGGACTAGGCTTGGATGGTAATAGATATGTTGATAATTTTATCGTCAATAGTTTAATTGGTGCAGGATTATTTTATTTATTATCACTTTTAACAGGGAATAGGTTTATTTCGCAGTACAAAAAACTAGAAGAAACGATTAGCAAAAAAAGTTCTCAGTATTTATTATTTGGTTCAATTGGTGCCATTATTGGGTTATTATTAGGGGTACTGATGTCTGTTCCGTTTTACAATATGGAAATCAAATTAATTCGTGATATTATTCCAGCACTTATTTTATTAACATTAGGTTTCTTAGGTTTTCGTATTGGGACAACTAAAATGGACGATTGGCGTAAATTATTTATGCCAAAGAATAAAAAGAATGCCGATGATGTTTTGGAACGTAAGGTAGATGAAACATTTAGGAAGTACAAAATTTTAGATACAAGTGTTATTATAGATGGGCGTATTTATGATATTGCCAAAACAGGTTTTGTCGAAGGGACGCTATTGATTCCTAACTTTGTATTATATGAATTACAATACATTGCCGATTCAGGAGATAGCTTGAAACGAGTTCGTGGACGCCGAGGCTTAGACATTTTGAATGCTCTACAAAAAGAAGAAAGCGTCGATGTGGAGATGTATGACGGTGATTTTGAAGATATTACCGAAGTGGATAGTAAATTAATTCGTTTAGCGAAACTTTTAGATGGTGTTTTGGTCACAAACGATTATAATTTAAATAAGGTCTCTGAATTCCAAAACGTGCCGGTGTTGAATATCAATGCCTTGGCTAATGCGGTGAAACCTGTTGTCATTCCTGGTGAGAACATGCGCGTCAAAGTAGTAAAAGCCGGGACAGAACGTCAACAAGGGGTAGCCTATTTAGATGATGGGACAATGATTGTTGTCGAAGATGGACAACATTACATGAACAAAGAAATCGAAGTAGTCGTGACAAGTGCGTTACAAACTGCCGCTGGTCGTATGATTTTTGCCAAACCAGTTCACGCTCAACGAAGTATTATGGAAGAAAATAAATAA
- a CDS encoding PhzF family phenazine biosynthesis isomerase: MNDIMEVAYYRFDVFSQEPNKGNPAGVVYCDEGVSTEKMQQVAKVIGFSETIFILPSEIATFRLRFFSPGSEMPLCGHGTIAAVTLWCQSQSDKVLEELTVETIAGCLTIGVQIQSGTVQVTMKQAAPQFQPFEGDVNALVNNLGISVNDLDERYPIMYGSTGSWTLIVPVKGLAVMKKMQPNNQQFPEVLQNFPQASVHPICFESYHDDSLMHGRHFSGAGTGTIEDPVTGTASGVMGAYYYQFVTHNKSLPLKMNVEQGQEMGKDGQLSVLLERLADTLTISIQGQALLVSKELLKL, from the coding sequence ATGAACGATATAATGGAAGTAGCTTATTATCGCTTTGATGTGTTTAGCCAGGAGCCTAATAAAGGTAATCCAGCTGGGGTTGTTTATTGTGATGAGGGGGTGTCTACCGAAAAAATGCAACAAGTAGCTAAAGTAATTGGTTTTAGTGAAACAATTTTTATATTGCCGTCAGAAATTGCCACGTTCCGTTTGCGTTTTTTTAGTCCAGGAAGTGAGATGCCCTTGTGTGGCCATGGAACTATCGCGGCAGTTACTCTTTGGTGCCAATCGCAGTCTGATAAAGTGTTGGAGGAACTAACGGTTGAAACGATAGCAGGTTGTTTGACGATTGGTGTACAGATTCAATCGGGTACTGTTCAAGTAACGATGAAGCAGGCGGCTCCACAATTCCAACCCTTTGAAGGGGATGTCAATGCTTTAGTGAACAATTTAGGGATATCAGTTAATGATTTGGATGAACGTTATCCTATTATGTACGGAAGTACGGGTTCATGGACGTTAATTGTCCCAGTTAAAGGGCTAGCCGTGATGAAAAAGATGCAACCGAACAATCAACAATTCCCAGAGGTGTTACAAAATTTCCCACAAGCGTCAGTGCATCCTATATGTTTTGAAAGCTATCATGATGATAGTCTGATGCATGGTCGACATTTTTCAGGTGCGGGGACAGGGACGATTGAAGACCCGGTGACAGGTACTGCCAGTGGTGTCATGGGAGCTTATTATTATCAATTTGTTACGCACAATAAGAGCTTACCTTTGAAGATGAACGTGGAACAAGGACAAGAAATGGGGAAAGATGGCCAACTATCTGTGCTACTAGAAAGACTAGCGGATACGCTAACTATCAGCATTCAAGGACAAGCCTTACTTGTTTCCAAAGAATTGTTAAAACTTTAA
- the epsC gene encoding serine O-acetyltransferase EpsC: MASRLREDIAAVKKHDPAARTTLEIVLTYPGLHAIWFHRLAHVLHRNNLRLLAKIIATISRLLTGIEIHPGAKLGRRLFIDHGMGIVIGETAEVGEDVVLFHGVTLGGTGKDKGKRHPTIGNGAYISAYAQILGPITIGDHSKIGASSVVLASVPAHATAVGIPAKVVKLNGEKIKKEHTNDSNL, encoded by the coding sequence ATGGCAAGTCGTTTGCGTGAAGATATTGCAGCGGTTAAAAAGCATGATCCAGCTGCTAGGACCACATTAGAAATTGTCCTAACCTATCCAGGGTTACATGCTATCTGGTTTCATCGCTTGGCTCATGTTTTACATCGTAACAACCTACGCTTATTAGCCAAGATCATCGCCACTATTAGTCGATTACTTACAGGGATTGAAATTCATCCAGGGGCTAAATTGGGTAGACGCTTATTTATTGATCACGGCATGGGCATCGTCATCGGGGAAACGGCTGAAGTAGGAGAAGACGTGGTTCTTTTCCATGGTGTGACACTTGGCGGAACAGGAAAAGACAAAGGCAAACGCCATCCCACTATCGGTAACGGTGCGTATATTTCGGCCTATGCTCAAATACTTGGCCCTATTACAATAGGTGATCACTCAAAAATCGGTGCCTCTTCTGTCGTTTTGGCATCCGTTCCCGCACACGCTACAGCCGTTGGTATTCCTGCAAAAGTGGTTAAATTAAATGGAGAAAAGATTAAAAAGGAGCATACAAATGATTCAAATTTATAA
- the gltX gene encoding glutamate--tRNA ligase, with protein MTKKVRVRYAPSPTGHLHIGNARTALFNYLFARNLGGDFIIRIEDTDLKRNIEGGEKSQLENLAWLNIDWDESPDNPGNYGPYRQSERKDIYLPLIDQLLASNLAYKCYCTEEELDEAREKQQARGEMPRYSGHCAHLTPEQQAAFEAEGRDHVVRFRVPRGEELSFDDLVKGPITFESDSVGGDFVILKRDGMPTYNFAVAVDDHMMEISHVLRGDDHIANTPKQLMIYNAFGWEAPIFGHMTLIINTETGKKLSKRDETILQFIEQYRELGYLPEAMFNFIALLGWSPVGEDEIFSKDELIKLFDANRLSKSPASFDPKKLEWVNNQYIKSLDIATFTDMCVPFFVEKGLLSAEMTEEKRAWTETLVGLYQPQMSYAAEIIELTDMFFNEHPTLDDAAKEVLAGETVPTVLEAFKAQIESLETFDVPSIKAVIKAVQKETGVKGKNLFMPIRVAVSGQMHGPELGDTILLLGKEKTIAHLNEALA; from the coding sequence ATGACAAAAAAAGTTCGCGTACGTTACGCACCAAGCCCAACAGGACATTTACATATTGGGAATGCACGTACAGCATTATTTAACTACTTATTCGCTAGAAATTTAGGAGGAGACTTCATTATTCGTATTGAAGATACCGACTTAAAACGTAACATTGAAGGCGGAGAGAAAAGTCAGTTAGAGAACTTAGCATGGTTAAACATTGATTGGGACGAGTCGCCTGATAATCCTGGTAACTATGGTCCTTACCGTCAATCAGAACGTAAAGACATCTACTTACCATTAATTGATCAATTGTTAGCTAGCAATTTAGCTTACAAATGCTACTGTACGGAAGAAGAATTAGATGAAGCGCGTGAAAAACAACAAGCGCGTGGAGAAATGCCTCGTTACTCTGGCCATTGTGCTCATTTAACACCGGAACAACAAGCAGCGTTTGAAGCTGAAGGTCGTGACCATGTGGTTCGTTTCCGTGTCCCACGTGGAGAAGAATTATCATTTGATGATTTAGTTAAAGGCCCTATTACCTTTGAATCTGACAGCGTTGGTGGCGACTTTGTTATCTTAAAACGTGACGGCATGCCAACTTACAACTTTGCCGTAGCAGTTGATGACCATATGATGGAAATCTCACACGTTTTACGTGGTGATGATCATATTGCCAATACGCCAAAACAATTAATGATTTATAACGCCTTTGGTTGGGAAGCACCAATTTTTGGTCACATGACATTAATCATTAACACTGAAACAGGTAAAAAATTAAGTAAACGTGACGAAACCATTTTACAATTTATTGAACAATACCGTGAATTAGGTTATTTACCAGAAGCGATGTTTAACTTTATCGCGTTACTAGGTTGGTCACCAGTTGGGGAAGATGAAATCTTCTCTAAAGATGAGTTAATCAAATTATTTGATGCCAACCGTTTAAGTAAATCCCCAGCCTCATTTGATCCGAAAAAATTAGAATGGGTGAACAATCAATACATTAAATCATTAGATATTGCAACATTTACTGACATGTGTGTCCCATTCTTCGTTGAAAAAGGCTTATTATCAGCTGAAATGACGGAAGAAAAACGCGCTTGGACAGAAACGTTAGTTGGATTGTATCAACCTCAAATGAGTTATGCTGCTGAAATCATTGAATTAACAGACATGTTCTTCAATGAACACCCAACATTAGATGATGCAGCTAAAGAAGTGCTAGCAGGCGAAACAGTCCCAACTGTATTAGAAGCCTTCAAAGCACAAATTGAAAGCCTAGAAACATTTGATGTTCCAAGCATTAAAGCAGTGATTAAAGCCGTTCAAAAAGAAACTGGCGTTAAAGGTAAGAACTTGTTCATGCCAATTCGTGTAGCCGTTTCAGGTCAAATGCACGGTCCAGAATTAGGCGACACTATTTTATTATTAGGAAAAGAAAAAACCATTGCGCATTTAAATGAAGCATTGGCATAA
- the radA gene encoding DNA repair protein RadA: MAKKAKTHFECQACGYISPQYLGRCPNCGTWNEMMEVKVQEESARNSRVDMTGKQAKPQTLGEVATNKTPRVKTQMDELNRVLGGGVVPGSLVLIGGDPGIGKSTLLLQVSQQLHLSGGKVLYVSGEESAEQIKMRAERLNVEGNDFYVYPETDMSLISQTIETLKPDYVIIDSIQTMMQPEISSASGSVSQVRETTAELMKIAKSNRIAIFIVGHVTKEGALAGPRMLEHMVDTVLYFEGDRHHTFRILRAVKNRFGSTNEIGIFEMQERGLVEVTNPSEVFLEERLDGATGSAIVVSMEGSRPILAEVQALVSPTLFGNARRTATGLDYNRVTLIMAVLEKRAGLLLQNQDAYLKAAGGVKLDEPAIDLAIAMSIASSYKDKGTDATECFIGEIGLTGEIRRVNRIDHRVKEAQKLGFKKVYVPVNNLHGWEPPTTIEVIGISTISEALKRVFG, translated from the coding sequence GTGGCTAAAAAAGCAAAAACGCATTTTGAATGTCAGGCGTGTGGCTATATTTCGCCTCAATATTTAGGCCGTTGCCCAAATTGTGGTACGTGGAACGAAATGATGGAAGTGAAAGTTCAAGAAGAATCTGCTCGTAACAGTCGTGTCGATATGACCGGAAAGCAAGCAAAACCGCAAACATTGGGTGAAGTGGCCACCAATAAAACACCACGCGTTAAAACGCAAATGGATGAGTTGAATCGTGTCCTAGGTGGTGGTGTAGTGCCGGGTTCTTTAGTATTAATTGGAGGAGATCCAGGAATAGGGAAATCCACATTATTGCTACAAGTATCACAACAATTGCATTTATCTGGAGGTAAAGTGCTCTATGTCTCAGGAGAAGAAAGCGCGGAACAAATTAAAATGCGTGCCGAGCGTTTGAATGTAGAGGGCAATGACTTCTATGTCTATCCTGAAACCGACATGTCCTTAATTAGCCAAACCATTGAAACATTGAAACCTGATTACGTCATTATTGATTCAATTCAAACGATGATGCAACCAGAGATTAGCAGTGCTTCAGGTAGCGTGAGTCAAGTGCGTGAAACCACAGCAGAATTAATGAAGATTGCCAAAAGTAATCGAATTGCTATTTTTATCGTAGGACACGTGACGAAAGAAGGTGCGTTAGCGGGACCTAGAATGCTAGAGCATATGGTCGATACTGTTCTTTACTTTGAAGGGGATCGTCATCATACGTTTAGAATTTTAAGAGCAGTTAAAAATCGTTTTGGATCAACAAATGAAATTGGCATTTTTGAGATGCAAGAACGTGGATTAGTAGAAGTGACCAATCCTTCAGAAGTCTTTTTGGAAGAACGTCTAGATGGGGCAACAGGTTCAGCGATTGTTGTGTCAATGGAAGGGAGTCGTCCGATACTAGCCGAAGTTCAAGCGTTAGTCAGTCCAACTTTGTTTGGTAACGCAAGACGAACCGCAACAGGCTTAGATTATAACCGCGTCACTTTGATTATGGCTGTTCTAGAAAAACGAGCAGGCTTATTATTACAAAATCAAGACGCCTACTTAAAAGCCGCAGGTGGTGTGAAGTTGGATGAACCAGCGATTGATTTGGCGATTGCGATGAGTATTGCTTCAAGCTACAAAGACAAGGGAACTGATGCGACGGAATGTTTTATTGGAGAAATTGGATTGACCGGTGAAATTCGTCGGGTTAATCGTATTGACCACCGTGTCAAAGAAGCACAAAAGTTAGGGTTTAAAAAAGTATACGTGCCAGTGAATAACTTACATGGTTGGGAGCCACCAACAACGATTGAAGTAATTGGTATTTCAACGATTAGTGAAGCATTGAAACGTGTCTTTGGATAG